From the Nodularia sp. NIES-3585 genome, one window contains:
- a CDS encoding tetratricopeptide repeat protein yields the protein MKLRLFEQEQVKVKRILTIAVVTALSAITSVSCSQNKDVLVTEIGISPPNSRIAQTSAAGNLYVQAKNQHLRGDLQGAIATYTKVIDVDSDYAPAYQSRGLAYFDAGDKQRAIADYNQAINLSPNDAEAYNSRGNALASLGDNQRAITDYNEAIRLSPSYAEAYNNRGNARAAQGDNNGALNDFNQAISLDSRYAIAYNNRGNARAAQGDAQGAIADYNQAIRLNSNFGPAYNNRGNARAAQGDKEGAIQDLQQAAGIFQAQNSNDLYKQVMNNIREIGQ from the coding sequence ATGAAACTGCGGCTATTTGAGCAAGAACAGGTAAAGGTTAAAAGAATATTGACTATAGCTGTGGTTACCGCATTGAGTGCAATTACCAGCGTTTCTTGTAGTCAGAATAAAGATGTCTTGGTAACAGAAATTGGTATTAGTCCTCCTAACAGTCGGATAGCTCAAACATCCGCTGCTGGTAATCTCTATGTTCAGGCGAAAAATCAACACCTCAGAGGTGACTTACAAGGAGCGATCGCTACCTATACCAAAGTTATTGATGTAGATTCAGATTATGCTCCAGCCTATCAGAGCCGGGGATTAGCTTACTTTGATGCGGGGGACAAACAAAGAGCGATCGCTGATTACAATCAAGCTATTAATCTTTCTCCTAATGATGCTGAAGCTTACAATAGTCGAGGAAATGCTCTGGCTTCTCTAGGAGATAACCAACGCGCGATCACCGACTATAACGAAGCTATTCGCCTCTCGCCTAGCTACGCGGAAGCCTATAATAATCGCGGAAATGCTCGCGCCGCCCAAGGAGACAACAACGGGGCGCTCAATGACTTCAATCAAGCCATTAGCCTCGATTCTCGCTATGCCATTGCTTACAATAACCGTGGAAATGCTCGTGCGGCTCAAGGAGATGCACAGGGTGCGATCGCTGATTACAATCAAGCTATTCGCCTCAATTCCAATTTTGGCCCCGCTTATAATAATCGCGGAAATGCTCGTGCGGCTCAGGGAGACAAAGAGGGAGCGATTCAGGACTTACAACAAGCCGCAGGCATTTTTCAAGCACAAAATAGCAATGACTTATATAAACAAGTGATGAACAATATTAGAGAAATAGGGCAGTAG
- a CDS encoding DMT family transporter, giving the protein MWAIASVVYGMVGQHIPPLRLNLIKGIVAIALLILTILLTGESLPVWAPMPILLLCLSGVIGISWGDTAFLGAINYLGPRRVLLISTLAPPMTAIAAMIWLQESLNISAWCGILITILGVAWVVTERVPGNSDDSPAHLWRGIGLGLLAAIANAIGTVISRVAFTTGNMTSVWAALLRLGAAELILLGWMWLPNRQASAISSDYRQSGRVIFATCFAAFCGTYLGIWLQQTAIKFTSAGIASTLLQTSPIFVIPIAMCIGEKVSWRAIAGVIIAIIGIALLFFS; this is encoded by the coding sequence TTGTGGGCGATCGCTTCGGTGGTGTATGGCATGGTTGGGCAGCATATTCCACCGCTACGACTGAATTTGATCAAGGGGATAGTAGCGATCGCCCTGCTAATTCTGACCATCTTGCTAACTGGGGAATCCTTACCTGTCTGGGCCCCCATGCCAATTTTGCTGCTGTGCTTGAGTGGGGTAATCGGCATTAGTTGGGGTGATACTGCTTTTTTGGGGGCGATTAATTACTTGGGCCCACGCCGTGTTTTACTGATCAGCACCCTTGCGCCTCCCATGACGGCGATCGCGGCGATGATTTGGCTTCAGGAAAGTTTAAATATCAGTGCTTGGTGTGGAATTTTGATCACCATTCTGGGTGTGGCTTGGGTAGTCACAGAACGAGTTCCCGGTAATAGTGATGACTCCCCCGCGCACCTATGGCGAGGTATTGGTTTAGGCTTATTAGCCGCGATCGCTAATGCCATTGGCACAGTTATTTCTCGCGTAGCATTTACTACTGGTAACATGACATCTGTGTGGGCTGCCTTATTGCGCTTAGGTGCAGCCGAATTGATTCTTTTAGGGTGGATGTGGTTACCCAACCGTCAAGCGTCAGCGATATCCTCTGACTACAGACAATCTGGGCGAGTGATTTTTGCCACTTGCTTTGCGGCTTTTTGTGGGACTTATTTGGGGATTTGGCTACAACAGACAGCAATTAAATTCACGTCGGCGGGAATTGCGTCAACCTTGTTACAGACTAGCCCCATCTTTGTGATTCCTATTGCTATGTGCATTGGTGAAAAAGTTAGTTGGCGCGCGATCGCGGGTGTAATTATTGCCATTATCGGCATTGCATTGCTGTTTTTTTCCTAA
- the mscL gene encoding large conductance mechanosensitive channel protein MscL → MARARRRANGFFRDFKEFALQGNVMDLAIAVIIGAAFGRIVTSFVEDVIMPLINPWVAVTGEDWRTITVGTGIKIGSFLGAIVDFIIIALIIFLAVRALQRFKRQEEVVEETAPPDPNLVAQERLTGALDRLTETLESRDHQVL, encoded by the coding sequence ATGGCCAGAGCAAGAAGAAGAGCCAACGGTTTTTTCAGAGATTTTAAAGAATTTGCCCTCCAAGGCAATGTCATGGACTTAGCGATCGCCGTGATCATTGGTGCTGCCTTTGGTAGAATTGTCACTTCCTTTGTGGAGGATGTGATTATGCCATTGATCAATCCCTGGGTTGCTGTCACTGGCGAAGATTGGAGAACAATTACTGTGGGGACAGGAATTAAAATCGGCAGTTTTCTCGGCGCGATTGTTGACTTTATCATTATTGCCTTGATTATTTTCCTCGCCGTGCGCGCCTTACAACGATTCAAAAGACAAGAAGAAGTCGTAGAAGAAACCGCGCCACCAGATCCCAATCTGGTCGCCCAGGAAAGACTGACTGGGGCCTTAGATAGGCTGACTGAAACTTTGGAATCTCGCGATCATCAGGTTTTGTAA